The genomic DNA GATCCGTACAGTGGATGGTGGTCAGATCTCTCTTGACTGGTTGGACAATCAGGCCAGTGTGACCTACCCAGAATCCTCCACGCGTCCCACAGTGCTCATCCTCCCAGGGATTACAGGAAACAGCCAGCAGTCCTATGTGCTTCACGCCGTTAGCCAGGCCACACGCCACGGTTACAGGTCAGCTGCACTCCTCACACAAAATGAAGTGATCTTGAAGCAGCGCTAACAGGAAAGTTTACATTAAGCAGGAAGCTTATTGTAGCTTGTGCCCGGTATTTGCCTGAAGCAGTTTTCATAAATACTTTCCTTCCTAGATGTGTGGTCTTCAACAACAGAGGTCTTGGAGGGGAGGAGCTGCTGGTAAGTACAATGAATACCTAATAATTTATAGTTAAGTAAAATCTAATTCTCAAAACACTGTTTAAGAAAGAAGCTCATGTTCCAGAATGAACACATTCAAGCTTGACTGAAATTTGCCCTCGTGGAGAAGCTAAATGCCTTCTGGAGAAAACTTTATGGTCAGATCAGACAAATATTAGCTTTTTGGCCATAATGACAAGAGGTGTGTTTGGAGGAGTAAAAGTGAGGATTTCAAATATGAAAACACTGTCTGGGGTTGTTTTCCTGCCAGTGGTGCGGGCACATTAAACAATGTGGATGGAATGATTCTAGTGTATCCAGAGAGTACTCAGAGTGCTTCATTTGTTCCACTTTTTTCATGTTACAGCCCTATtccaaaatttttatttttcaccacAAAATTCTGCAAAGTAGAACACCCAAGTGCTTGtgagtttaataataaaaacataatatgTACATAGGAATTTGCAGCCTTTGCTCAATACTTTGCAGAAGCAGCTTTGGCAGCAATTACAGCTCAGGTCTTTTAGAGTATGATGTTACAAACTTGGCACGCTAACCTTTAGGCAGTTTCTCCCATTCTTCTATCCAGTTGGAGGGGGAAGGTTGGCATACACcgatttttctgatttttttttttttccagagacATTCAATTGGTTCAAGTCTCGGTTCTGGCTGGTCCAGTCAATGACATTTGCAGAGTGGAAACCactcctttgtttgtttggttgtgtGCTTTGTGTGCCTTGTTGGAAGATGAACCTTTACCCCAGTATGAGTTCCAGAGCACTCTGGGGCAGGATGTTTTGATATATTACTGCGTTTATCTTGCCCTTGACCCTGACTAATCTCACAAAAACATCCGCACAatatgatgctgccaccaccgcGCTAAATTTGATGTCATGGTATTGGCTGCCTGGTTTCCTCCAGACATAAAGCTTGACATTGAGGCCAAAAAGTTCAAGCTTTTGACCCAACAAAACAATGCATTTGTGACCAGTTTTCTAAGATTAATTTCTTCAGGCATAgttagtttcagtgtttttcttaaTATAAATATGGAGAACGTCATCCTCAGTGCACCATTTCACAGCAGTAATAGCACTAACAGAAGATCTGAGGCTTAAGCACTGCATGTAACTGCCCTCCTGTATCCCTCTGCTTGCTTCAGACACCAGTCACCTACTGTGCTGCCAATACTTCAGATCTTGAGTGTGTGGTGCAGCATGTCAAAGGGCTCTACCCCAGTGCTCCTGTGCTTGGGGCTGGTGTGTCTTTGGGAGGGTGAGTTGGTGCATAGTGTTTCTGCTGGCCTCCATTTCTGGACCTAGATTTGTCGTCTGTGTCTTTCCtccatttcttttattattttttttcaacaattttaTGATTCGTTTCTTTTCACCCTGCTGCAGCATGGTGTTGTTAAACTACCTGGCCCGTAAGCACACAGAGTCAGGATTGGTTGCCGGTATCACCATCTCCGTACCCTGGGATGCATTGAAGTTCTCCAGCTCGATGGAGGAACCGCTCAACTGGCTGCTCTTCAACAGGCACATCACGAAATCCTTGCACCAAATTCTCAACAGGTCGGATAAGTTACGGTTGCTAAATCTACATTTGCGTTTGTAAAtccagttaaataaaaaaacaaaaatctgtttctCACAGGCACAGGAAGATTTTAGAGAAAGTGGTGGATGTTGACTATGTCCTGAAGGTATGATACAATATTACTCACAGTTTGTCAGTTTCTTAGATGTATAATTGACTTTCCATTCATCGTCATCTTGTTTTCACACCCCCTTGTAGGCTCGGTCCATCCGGGAGTTTGACGAACGCTTCACGTCTCTGATGTTTGGTTATAGCTCATGTATGGATTATTACCGCGATGCCAGCCCAGGCAAAAAGCTCCCCAATACAGCCGTACCCATCCTGTGTCTCAATGCCGCTGATGACCCTTTCTCTCCACAGACTGGTGAGTACACAACAGGAGAGGTGTGTCAGTATAAGCACTGCAAAGGGGAAATAACAGCTGTAATGGTTTACTCATAAATGCTGATTCAGTAGGCCTTGTCAGATTTGGCGCACAAAAGATAAATCAAGTTTTGTAATTGTTGAGAATTTATATTCTTCTTAACAcaattcctttttttaaaatgtaatcaagGATGTTGAAGTCACATGAAAGGTTTCCGATTCATGTGTCTGCTTTGTGTCTACTCTGCTGTCTGTTTATATTCATTTGGACTTTTTCCGTCCTGCTCTCACAGCCTTCCCAGTGTCTATAGTCCAGGATCTTCCTAACGTCGCCCTGGTATTGACGGCACACGGGGGACACATTGCCttcttgcagggtttttttcctCGAGGTGAGAACTACATGGAGCGCTTGTTTGGCCAGTTTGTGCACGCAGTCTTTGAACACCAGGaggaaatgaagcaagcctGTGGTATCAGAGAGGAGCAGATGAAGGACTAACGAGCAATATGAAGGCACTTACACTGAAGTAATACAACATTTGCAGCTGCAACTCTGCTCATCTACCTCATGACCTCAGGTTCATGTTCTGTAGACAGTCAAATTTTCCTATGATTACACTTTTGCATGCCGTAGAGTGTGGATGGGACACCAGTGGTTAATGAGCTGACACGGTGTAAAGACCAGTAACACCCTGTGTGGGGTTTCAGATAATTGTATCTGCTGCCATAAAGTGTAATAATGAATCGTAAGCGTATCATGAGGACCAGATCACTATGTATGTGTgctgaatgtatttttattagCAGTAAACTGAacatcagttttttgtttgtttgcagtgatttccatgacagaaccATACCTGTTTTCAATGCAGTGCTGCGCGATGGCCTGGAGGTCACGGCCATTTAATACTGACTTTTTGCACTTGTTCTCTGTGCACAGAGATTCCTCTAGATTCTCTGAATATTTTGATGATATACTATGATGAGATATTCAGCGATTTTATGTTATTCTGAAATTGTTTCACAATTTTTTGCACATTGGTGAACTTCAGCCCATCTTTACTTCGGAGAAACTCTGCCTCCCTAAGATGCAGAAATATTCCTGACCTGTTGCTAATTAATCTAATAATTTGCTAAATATTTCACTAGTTGAGAACAAGGTAACATAGGGTTTTGAAATTGATATCGTAGATGTCTAATATGAGGCTGAGGATTAGCACTGCCAACCACCAGTATTTTTAGTGAATGTTAATTCACGTAATAGGGCTAGTGGCAATATTTTTATGGGTACTTGTATATTTGGTGTCAAAAGACATGAAGGAGGAGAATGGAGCAAAGGCCACAACAAACGTTTATGGTGATAATAAATCAACCTGAGGGAAAGGTGGGATAAACAAGAGTAAGTTGAAGTGTACAAAAGGAGAAATGAGGTGAGGAGGGAAAAGGAGATACATTTGTACATACTGAACTGATCAGCACAGGATACACTGTTAGAAATATGAGGCAGAAATAAGGCAATTCAATTTCATTCAAGTCCTCAGACGAAAAATAGAtctaataaatattttaaaaatgccaaCTTAGctgataaaaataattatttttgtttttaaagccgtaaataaacaaaagtttCGATCCAAGCTCCACACCAGCTCGTGGCGGTAATGCAATCATTTATTGATTGTttttgattgaatctttattttgaacttgTTGAAACAGTATAACAACATAGAATTAAAacgagacaaacaaacaaagaaaaacaaaaggaaaacgagcaaccacaactacaAATAACTTTCATgctcaaaaaggagcaggaagaaacataagcttatttaatcccacccccttttccactatcttgGAAATCAACAGACTACAGAAATCCTCCTTACACGTAAAATATAATGtagttgtatttaaaaaaaatgtatatctatctttctatctatccatatatatatatatatacacacgtatatatactcattttcaataaccccatagaaagtaaaagaaaaactataTCTCCATATTTGTAGTTTACATGGATCGTAGCCATGACGTTGAAGTTGGAGCTTTTGTCCAATCAGGAGCTTCGCCTGTGAGAACTAGGAAGCAGCTGCTCCCGGAGAAAACACCAGACTTATTACCTGATGGCTACCGGCGTCTAACGTAATATCGCCAAGGCTGCTGGGAAGAGTCGAAGTACAACATATTGAACGTTAGATGTTTCTGATGAAGGCAGGTTGTCGGGCATTAAATATCATATTCTTTCTGTCCTGTTATTCCGTTGTGTCGGTTAACGACGTCGTCGGCTAGCAGCTCAGCTGTCAACCGCACTTAGACCGTTGTCATGTTTCTGACTCATGCGGAGGTATGGAGAACATACTGGGAGTGTGTTTCCAGGCCATACACGGTGATCATCTGCTCCCTCACAGCCACAATGTACTATCTGTGGGGCCGCGAGTGTCAGGTCAGTCTCTGCGGTCGAAGTTAGCGGCAAAGACTCCGCCATACCCGCTTTGACTTACAGTTTAGTTGGATTTTTAAGCgttttatttcctttaaaatgaagaTCACTATATCCTATTAACTCCTATTCGACTTTATCTGtggtattttgtttttctaattaattaaaaaactgttttttcgttttatttatttacatttttaagctTATTTAACATTTCTTGGTCCataattttacagtttttagtGTTTGGGTTCAGAGGTTTGTACTCAAAGCTctgaacctttttttaaaaaaattaactttATTTTGTATAAAATTAAATCTGTAGGTTATAATATTGTAATATGTGTATCATCTGTGTATGAGATATGATCTTTTATTCTACAAAATTATTGATTccataaataaaactggaagAAGATCATGGTTATGAGTGATCATTTGGTAATAAGCAGTATATCAGCTTTATTCATAATAAGTGTTTTACTTAAGTTTAAGCAGCTAAAGTGAGGATAATTTCAAAGTATGGTCAATAGTAGAATTTGTTTATgtagaaaatgcagaaaaaataaatatctaaaATATCTTCACAGACTGTAAACAAGACAATATGAATTTTGAATTGATTATATTTGAATACTATTTTCAAATATCTAAAACGTTGGTAAGAGTTATTTTCTCATTGTTAGCTACTTGCTAATCAAATGCTATTGTGTAACATCACATCAAAGTTTCCAAGTGATGTATTTCTTGCAGAGCTGGTCACATCACATCTACATACCACTGATACTGCCATTATTTTCTTTGTACCTTGTTCTGCTCgcctggtgtgttttggatgttTTCTTGTCTCTCACAGGTGTGAATGTATTAGCAGCTGTGCTTTTATAACGCCTTCATCTGGTCTTGTGTCCTTTCAGAGACCAGCTCTGGTTTGCAGTGAGGCTTTCAGTGCATTCCTCTTCAAGCACTGTCCTGTGGTAGCTGAGCGCTTCAGTCCCACTCCGTGGTGCTGGGGAGGCCGACTTCAAACGCTGGTCTGTGCTGCCCTCAAATCCAGACCCCCTGTCAGTTATCGCAAGTAGGAAGAAACCCTCTTTTTTCAGTTCACCACTATTTACAAGAGGGTTAAAAATCTTAATctaaacatttaattaaataatgaatATCTTGTCTCGTCCCTTCATCTCCCAGTGAGCTGATCCGTACAGTGGATGGTGGTCAGATCTCTCTTGACTGGTTGGACAATCAGGCCAGTGTGACCTACCCAGAATCCTCCACGCGTCCCACAGTGCTCATCCTCCCAGGGATTACAGGAAACAGCCAGCAGTCCTATGTGCTTCACGCCGTTAGCCAGGCCACACGCCACGGTTACAGGTCAGCTGCACTCCTCACACAAAATGAAGTGATCTTGAAGCAGCGCTAACAGGAAAGTTTACATTAAGCAGGAAGCTTATTGTAGCTTGTGCCCGGTATTTGCCTGAAGCAGTTTTCATAAATACTTTCCTTCCTAGATGTGTGGTCTTCAACAACAGAGGTCTTGGAGGGGAGGAGCTGCTGGTAAGTACAATGAATACCTAATAAATTAGAATAATATcaaattagtttttaaaaatctgtaagTAACATGTCAATACACTCTGAAGGACCCCAGTTGAGTGAGGAAAGTGAGGATTTTAGAGCGGGAGGACAGAAATGAGAAGTAGGAAACTGTGGTGGTCTTGAACTCTGATCCCCCCTGCAAGGATTCTAGCCTTTGGTAGATGGGTTGCCAATGTATTTAATCCCAATTTAAAACAgtttcagattaaaaaaaaaaaccaaacaaacaaaaaaagtgaattgaaagtattttctgtgtgtttaagtaGTAATTTAAGTTTTTCCACTGATACACCATTTCAGACCAATAATAACACTAACAGAAGATCTGAGGCTTAAGCACTGCATGTAACTGCCCTCCTGTATCCCTCTGCTTGCTTCAGACACCAGTCACCTACTGTGCTGCCAATACTTCAGATCTTGAGTGTGTGGTGCAGCATGTCAAAGGGCTCTACCCCAGTGCTCCTGTGCTTGGGGCTGGTGTGTCTTTGGGAGGGTGAGTTGGTGCATAGTGTTTCTGCTGGCCTCCATTTCTGGACCTAGATTTGTCGTCTGTGTCTTTCctccatttcttttatttattgatttttaacaATTTTATGATTCGTTTCTTTTCACCCTGCTGCAGCATGGTGTTGTTAAACTACCTGGCCCGTAAGCACACCGAGTCAGGATTGGTTGCCGGTATCACCATCTCCGTACCCTGGGATGCACGTAAGTCCTCTGACTCGATGGAGGAACCGCTCAACTGGCTGCTCTTCAACAGGCACATCACGAGATGCTTGCACCGCGCTGTCACCAGGTTGGATACATTTGGGTTCATAAATTTTGTCTAACAGTTTTGCGTTTGTAAAtccagttaaataaaaaaacaaaaatctgtttctCACAGGCACAGGAAGATTTTAGAGAAAGTGGTGAATGTTGACTATGTCCTGAAGGTATGATACAATATTACTCACAGTTTGTCAGTTTCTTAGATGTATAATTGACTTTCCATTCATCGTCATCTTGTTTTCACACCCTTTTGTAGGCTCGGTCCATCCGTGAGTTTGACGAACGCTATACGTCTCTGATGTTTGGTTATAGCTCATGTATGGATTATTACCGCGATGCCAGCCCAGGCAAAAAGCTCCCCAATACAGCCGTACCCATCCTGTGTCTCAATGCTGCTGATGACCCTTTCTCTCCACAAACTGGTGAGTACACAACAGGAGAGGTGTGTCAGTATAAGCACTGCAAAGGGGAAATAACAGCTGTAATGGTTTACTCATAAATGTGACGTTTTTCAGATTTTATGGTCCTATTCGAAAAAAACAAGTTGGGAACATTGTGTAAAATTGAATGCTTTACTGAAAGTTGTACAAGACATCATATTAAAAGTGTACTGCTAAAGAAAACACCTGGTGGAACATTAGTAACACGGTTGGGTATAAATAGAGCATCCAAGAGTGTCTAGGTTTCTCAGAAGTAAAGGTGGGGCAGCGTTTACTACTCTGTTAAAGACTACACGAAAAAATAGTTGACAGTAAAGTTTCTCAAAATAAAGCTGCAAATGATCTTGGAATTTTAGAGAATCAAGCAAACTCTCTGTATGCAAGTGACAAAGCTAAAAACCAAGGCTGATATCTTAAGGCCCTTAGGTGCCAGTGGGTTCATTGCCACAGACTCAGGAACACTACTGAAAACATATGTAAGCGAATACAGTTCAATACTGCATCCACACATGCAAGATAACACTCTCTCAAACACTTTCATCTTTGTGTGTGAGCTCATTTAAGATGGACTGAAGCGACGTCAAAACAGATGATTGAATTTATCTCTATTATATTAGGAAATGTCTCATTCTTTTTAGCACAATTCCTTTTTTATATGTAATCATGGACGTTGAAGTCTCCGGGTTACAAAAGGTTTCCGATTCACGTGTCTGCTTTGTGTCTACTTTGCTGTCTGTTTATATTCATTTGGGCTTTTTCTTTCCTGCTCTCACAGCCTTCCCGGTGTCCGTAGTTCAGGATCTTCCTAACGTCGCCCTGGTATTGACGGCCCACGGGGGACACATTGCCttcttgcagggtttttttcctCTAGGCGAGAGCTATATGGAGCGCTTGTTTGGCCAGTTTGTGCACGCAGTCTTTGAACACCGGGaggaaatgaagcaagcctGTGGTATCAGAGAGGAGCAAATGAAGGACTAACGAGCAATATGAAGGCACTTACACTGAAGTAATTCAACATTTGCAGCTGCAACTCTGCTCATCTACCTCATGACCTCAGGTTCATGTTCAAGTcatgtagaaataaaaaaatg from Maylandia zebra isolate NMK-2024a linkage group LG15, Mzebra_GT3a, whole genome shotgun sequence includes the following:
- the LOC101466196 gene encoding phospholipase ABHD3 isoform X1, which codes for MFLTHAEVWRTYWECVSRPYTVIICSLTATMYYLWGRECQRPALVCSEAFSAFLFKHCPVVAERFSPTPWCWGGRLQTLVCAALKSRPPVSYRNELIRTVDGGQISLDWLDNQASVTYPESSTRPTVLILPGITGNSQQSYVLHAVSQATRHGYRCVVFNNRGLGGEELLTPVTYCAANTSDLECVVQHVKGLYPSAPVLGAGVSLGGMVLLNYLARKHTESGLVAGITISVPWDARKSSDSMEEPLNWLLFNRHITRCLHRAVTRHRKILEKVVNVDYVLKARSIREFDERYTSLMFGYSSCMDYYRDASPGKKLPNTAVPILCLNAADDPFSPQTAFPVSVVQDLPNVALVLTAHGGHIAFLQGFFPLGESYMERLFGQFVHAVFEHREEMKQACGIREEQMKD
- the LOC143412280 gene encoding phospholipase ABHD3-like, giving the protein MFLTHAEVWGTYWECVFTPFTVIICSLTAALYYLWGRKCQRPALVCSEAFSAFLFKHCPVVAERFSPTPWCWGGRLQTLVCAALKSRPPVSYRNELIRTVDGGQISLDWLDNQASVTYPESSTRPTVLILPGITGNSQQSYVLHAVSQATRHGYRCVVFNNRGLGGEELLTPVTYCAANTSDLECVVQHVKGLYPSAPVLGAGVSLGGMVLLNYLARKHTESGLVAGITISVPWDALKFSSSMEEPLNWLLFNRHITKSLHQILNRHRKILEKVVDVDYVLKARSIREFDERFTSLMFGYSSCMDYYRDASPGKKLPNTAVPILCLNAADDPFSPQTAFPVSIVQDLPNVALVLTAHGGHIAFLQGFFPRGENYMERLFGQFVHAVFEHQEEMKQACGIREEQMKD
- the LOC101466196 gene encoding phospholipase ABHD3 isoform X2 → MFLMKRPALVCSEAFSAFLFKHCPVVAERFSPTPWCWGGRLQTLVCAALKSRPPVSYRNELIRTVDGGQISLDWLDNQASVTYPESSTRPTVLILPGITGNSQQSYVLHAVSQATRHGYRCVVFNNRGLGGEELLTPVTYCAANTSDLECVVQHVKGLYPSAPVLGAGVSLGGMVLLNYLARKHTESGLVAGITISVPWDARKSSDSMEEPLNWLLFNRHITRCLHRAVTRHRKILEKVVNVDYVLKARSIREFDERYTSLMFGYSSCMDYYRDASPGKKLPNTAVPILCLNAADDPFSPQTAFPVSVVQDLPNVALVLTAHGGHIAFLQGFFPLGESYMERLFGQFVHAVFEHREEMKQACGIREEQMKD